In Daucus carota subsp. sativus chromosome 4, DH1 v3.0, whole genome shotgun sequence, one DNA window encodes the following:
- the LOC108218430 gene encoding probable inactive leucine-rich repeat receptor-like protein kinase At3g03770: MGTSFRSSTLLLLLVLTNSFCHSELQPSSETQTLLTIQSLLGYPDVLSSWKNKTDFCNIEPTSSVTVVCYEGSITQLHIIGEKSAPPLPRNFSTPLFVNTLVKLPSLKVLTLVSLGLRGQLPGSISGLTSLEILNISTNFFQGVIPQEISSLTNLQTLILDDNLFHGRIPDELSSLSLLAVLSMKKNLLNGSMPESFGILENLRVLDLSRNKLTGSVPNIRRLTNLQVLQLGDNSLGPQFPQIGSKKIITLVLRRNKFHSAIPDEVSSFNQLQTIDLSFNKFVGRFPPSLFSLPSVTYLNIGENRFTGILSVDMACNAALKLVDLSGNLLSGSLPNCLLSDPKNRVVISANNCLANGERSQHAISFCSTEALAVGIIPHHQKKRQASKMVLALSVSGGIIGVIIIVALVFLALRRVRGTRIVKSPPDRSMKEKASAGNSNLHPDARYTSRAMKLGALGVPAYRTYSLKELEDATNNFDTSAFINDGPYSQMYKGQLKDGMVIAIRCLKMKKSHSTQRFMHHIELISKLRNQNLVSALGHCFECYLDDSSVSRIFLVFEYVPHGTLRDWLSVRSNRKRLTWSRRISAAIGVAKGIQFLHTGIVPGVFTNNLKITDILLDQNLVAKIGSHNLPIIAQNMGKVGSQRRSKEVDATRIQYQEKSDIKDLGVILLEIIVGRNISTQNDVEIVMDQLQASLTADSAARKSMIDPAVRNAYSDESLKTMMEISSRCMLKNPADRPSLEDVLWNLRFAVQVQDSSQSSDASPDSPFRTSVPWH; the protein is encoded by the exons ATGGGAACAAGTTTTAGAAGTTCAACACTTCTACTTCTCCTTGTTTTGACAAATTCATTCTGTCATTCGGAGCTGCAGCCATCATCCGAAACCCAAACCCTTTTGACAATTCAAAGCCTTCTCGGCTACCCAGATGTTCTTAGCAGCTGGAAAAATAAGACAGATTTCTGCAATATTGAACCAACTTCATCTGTTACTGTTGTATGTTATGAAGGTAGCATTACTCAGCTGCATATTATTGGGGAAAAGAGTGCTCCTCCGTTGCCTAGAAATTTCTCCACGCCTTTGTTTGTTAATACACTTGTGAAGCTTCCTAGTTTAAAAGTCCTCACGTTGGTTTCCCTTGGTCTAAGGGGCCAACTGCCTGGTAGTATTTCAGGACTAACATCACTGGAAATACTCAATATTAGTACAAACTTTTTTCAAGGAGTGATTCCGCAGGAGATTTCGTCTTTGACAAATCTCCAAACACTTATACTTGATGACAATTTGTTCCATGGTAGAATTCCAGATGAGTTGAGTTCATTGTCTCTTTTGGCTGTCCTGAGTATGAAGAAGAATTTGTTGAATGGGTCGATGCCAGAATCATTTGGAATTTTGGAAAACCTTAGAGTCCTTGATCTTTCACGTAATAAACTTACTGGTTCAGTGCCTAATATTAGAAGATTGACAAACCTTCAAGTGCTTCAGTTGGGAGATAATTCTCTTGGACCTCAATTTCCTCAGATAGGTAGCAAAAAGATAATCACACTTGTGCTGAGGAGGAACAAGTTCCACTCTGCAATCCCAGACGAAGTGAGCTCTTTTAATCAGCTTCAAACTATTGATTTGTCTTTTAACAAATTTGTAGGACGTTTTCCACCTTCTTTGTTTTCCCTGCCATCAGTAACTTATCTAAACATTGGAGAAAACCGATTTACTGGAATTCTTTCTGTAGATATGGCCTGCAATGCGGCACTTAAATTAGTGGATTTATCTGGGAATCTTTTATCTGGTAGTTTGCCAAACTGTCTTCTCTCCGATCCCAAAAATAGGGTTGTTATTTCTGCTAATAATTGCTTAGCTAATGGAGAAAGAAGTCAACATGCCATCTCCTTTTGTAGTACTGAAGCTCTGGCTGTGGGAATCATACCTCATCACCAAAAGAAAAGGCAAGCCTCCAAGATGGTGCTGGCATTGAGTGTATCTGGAGGAATTATTGGTGTAATCATAATAGTTGCCCTAGTTTTCTTGGCACTGAGAAGAGTTCGTGGAACGCGTATAGTGAAATCACCTCCAGATAGATCAATGAAGGAAAAAGCATCTGCAGGAAACTCAAATTTGCATCCAGATGCAA GGTATACAAGTAGAGCAATGAAGCTAGGAGCACTTGGTGTTCCAGCTTATCGGACCTATTCATTGAAAGAGCTCGAGGATGCAACTAATAACTTTGACACATCAGCTTTTATTAATGATGGTCCCTACAGTCAG ATGTACAAAGGTCAGCTTAAGGATGGCATGGTCATCGCCATCAGGTGTCTCAAAATGAAAAAAAGCCACAGCACTCAAAGATTCATGCACCACATAGAACTGATATCTAAACTTAGAAATCAAAATTTGGTCAGTGCTCTTGGGCACTGCTTTGAGTGTTACTTGGATGATTCGAGTGTTAGCAGAATATTTCTGGTCTTCGAATATGTGCCACATGGAACACTAAGGGACTGGTTATCTG TTAGAAGTAATAGGAAAAGGCTCACTTGGTCCCGACGCATATCAGCTGCCATAGGGGTTGCAAAGGGCATCCAATTTCTACACACGGGTATTGTGCCTGGCGTATTCACAAATAACCTAAAAATAACAGATATTTTATTGGACCAGAACCTTGTAGCAAAGATTGGCAGTCACAATCTGCCTATTATAGCACAAAATATGGGGAAG GTAGGCAGTCAAAGAAGATCAAAAGAAGTTGATGCCACCAG GATTCAATATCAGGAAAAATCTGATATTAAAGACCTAGGGGTGATACTACTAGAAATAATAGTTGGTCGAAATATCAGCACACAAAATGATGTGGAAATTGTGATGGACCAG TTACAAGCAAGCTTAACAGCTGACAGTGCAGCTCGAAAGAGCATGATTGATCCAGCAGTTCGAAATGCATATTCAGACGAATCTTTGAAGACAATGATGGAAATATCCAGCAGGTGTATGCTTAAGAATCCAGCTGATAGACCTTCCTTAGAGGATGTTCTGTGGAATTTGAGATTTGCTGTTCAGGTTCAGGACTCTTCTCAAAGCAGTGATGCTTCCCCAGATTCGCCTTTTCGAACTTCAGTTCCATGGCACTAA